A single region of the Marinobacter nanhaiticus D15-8W genome encodes:
- the nadE gene encoding ammonia-dependent NAD(+) synthetase → MENRSNTEIQKHIISQLNVHPSVDPDEEVGRRVKFLCEYMEKSGQRTLVLGISGGVDSTVAGRLAQLAVERTRDQGGDARFVAMRLPYGEQKDEADARRALDYIAPDETLTVGIKGASDAMLASLEESGLEFGDEEHRDFVLGNIKARQRMVAQYAVAGARGGLVIGTDQGAEAVMGFFTKFGDGACDLTPLDGLNKRQVREIGRAIEAPSELIEKQPTADLESLSPQKTDESVFGISYDEIDDFLEGREVGETAYRTIFEAYFKTEHKRTLPLVPQ, encoded by the coding sequence ATGGAAAATCGTTCCAATACGGAAATCCAGAAGCACATCATCAGCCAGTTGAATGTACACCCGAGCGTTGATCCGGATGAAGAAGTGGGCCGTCGGGTAAAGTTTCTCTGCGAGTATATGGAGAAATCCGGACAGCGAACGCTGGTACTGGGTATTAGCGGTGGTGTTGATTCTACTGTTGCTGGCAGGCTGGCCCAGTTGGCGGTCGAGAGAACTCGCGACCAGGGCGGGGATGCCCGCTTCGTTGCGATGCGTTTGCCTTACGGTGAGCAGAAAGATGAGGCGGATGCCAGGCGTGCTCTCGACTATATAGCGCCGGATGAGACCCTGACCGTGGGCATCAAGGGCGCTAGCGACGCCATGCTGGCCTCGCTTGAGGAGAGTGGCCTGGAGTTTGGTGATGAAGAACACCGGGATTTTGTCCTGGGCAATATCAAGGCCCGGCAGCGCATGGTTGCCCAATACGCTGTGGCCGGCGCCCGAGGCGGTCTCGTCATTGGTACCGACCAGGGCGCGGAAGCGGTAATGGGCTTTTTTACCAAGTTCGGCGATGGTGCTTGCGACCTGACGCCGCTTGACGGCTTGAACAAGCGCCAGGTTCGTGAAATAGGCCGGGCGATAGAGGCTCCGTCTGAGCTAATAGAGAAGCAGCCCACTGCTGACCTCGAATCGTTATCTCCCCAAAAGACCGATGAATCGGTATTTGGCATCAGTTATGACGAGATCGATGATTTTCTGGAAGGTAGAGAGGTTGGTGAGACGGCTTATCGGACCATTTTCGAGGCCTATTTTAAAACTGAACACAAGCGCACGCTGCCA
- a CDS encoding CinA family protein, giving the protein MAMLEDIANYLTENELKLATAESCTAGLAISELSRIPGVGKAIDCGLGVYSPEAKNRYLNVSFETIDKYGLTSEAVALEMAIGALNNNNADVAIANTGIAGPGGSDDGTPIGTVCFAWTFRVGDSTYQYAETRQFDGDRNEVRLAAAHYVLEQIPVYREKASAEHDSKS; this is encoded by the coding sequence ATGGCGATGTTAGAGGACATTGCGAATTACCTGACTGAGAACGAGCTCAAACTGGCCACTGCCGAATCCTGCACCGCAGGTCTGGCCATTTCCGAGCTGTCTCGTATCCCAGGTGTGGGAAAGGCTATCGATTGCGGACTCGGGGTCTATTCGCCCGAAGCCAAGAACCGCTATCTCAATGTGAGCTTCGAGACTATCGACAAGTACGGACTGACCAGTGAAGCCGTCGCCCTGGAGATGGCAATCGGTGCACTGAATAACAACAATGCCGATGTCGCGATTGCCAACACGGGCATTGCCGGGCCCGGGGGTAGTGACGATGGCACACCCATCGGGACCGTCTGCTTCGCCTGGACGTTCCGCGTGGGCGATAGCACATACCAATATGCGGAAACCCGACAGTTCGACGGGGATCGCAATGAAGTCCGGTTGGCGGCGGCCCACTATGTGCTCGAACAAATACCGGTTTACCGTGAGAAGGCCAGTGCGGAGCACGACAGTAAGAGCTGA
- a CDS encoding DMT family transporter: MTRWSGALVALAAFCWGVSGGIGGILVDRDWDPFVVSFYRGGVGLLIVLCWLCLQPRGSGLGNRRLWFWSVVAGIGVAGNFTFYFISIHHGSLAVAATLMYCAPVFVYLVSFALKLEKPSLFKWLAVCLVLVGIVLLTGLYEIDAGRVTPISLITGLLAGLSYAIFIFGFKYAAPQGSPQSILTLAFATLALLLLIPSDFSQIVSVPGSQDLYLFAGLGLLGAGLSFFIYVRGLKHTPPAVASIVAMVEPVTASLFGVTILGETLEALQLVGMAIVLVTVSAMGVFSRN, translated from the coding sequence ATGACTCGATGGAGCGGGGCGCTAGTCGCATTGGCTGCATTTTGCTGGGGAGTGTCCGGCGGGATCGGCGGCATTCTGGTGGATCGGGATTGGGACCCTTTCGTGGTGTCCTTCTACCGGGGTGGCGTCGGGTTACTGATCGTTCTCTGCTGGCTTTGTCTGCAACCGCGCGGTAGCGGCCTTGGAAACCGCCGTCTGTGGTTCTGGTCGGTTGTCGCCGGCATCGGTGTGGCTGGCAACTTCACCTTTTACTTCATCAGCATCCATCACGGTAGTCTGGCGGTCGCCGCCACGCTGATGTATTGCGCGCCAGTCTTCGTCTACCTCGTCTCGTTCGCCCTGAAGCTTGAAAAGCCCAGCCTCTTCAAGTGGCTGGCGGTGTGCCTCGTACTGGTTGGGATTGTGTTGCTGACCGGTCTCTACGAAATCGATGCGGGTAGGGTGACGCCCATTAGCCTCATCACGGGCCTGCTTGCGGGTCTTTCCTATGCCATCTTCATTTTTGGTTTCAAATATGCGGCCCCACAGGGCAGCCCGCAATCCATCCTGACACTGGCATTTGCGACGCTTGCCCTGTTGCTCCTGATACCGAGCGACTTCAGCCAAATCGTTAGCGTCCCCGGATCGCAGGACCTCTACCTGTTCGCTGGATTGGGTCTGCTTGGCGCCGGGCTTTCGTTCTTCATATACGTCCGGGGCCTCAAACATACGCCTCCCGCCGTCGCATCGATTGTCGCCATGGTCGAGCCGGTGACCGCATCCCTGTTTGGTGTGACGATACTTGGCGAGACCTTGGAAGCCCTCCAGCTCGTCGGGATGGCCATCGTTCTTGTGACGGTGTCGGCTATGGGTGTGTTCTCGCGGAATTAA
- a CDS encoding universal stress protein translates to MFQRIVVPLDGSCLAEWVLPHAINLTKTLDIELVLIRVLQHENGGSDSYPADPVAWDAMRAEAAAYLDAIASRLGALGLHPETVTLEGEPADQIINFCRGDGHTLLAMTSHGIGGISHYMLGSVAHKSILQAHVSFLLVRALTDQCNPLQEAHYNRITVPLDGSSRSECVLPLVEMLGRHNESTVELISLVPSLRHHYQIAKDDPRLGTVTELEAEFRTRIEDYLGRVGDRLKNDGLRVQSNVEVRDSPVTALWETTRRGQSDLVVMAAHGKTCVSHWPLGALPLNAVVYGELPLLVIQDLEPHEIDLTVAEKAAREAWGH, encoded by the coding sequence ATGTTTCAACGCATCGTCGTACCCCTGGACGGCTCCTGTCTGGCCGAATGGGTCCTGCCTCACGCCATAAATCTCACCAAGACGCTCGACATCGAGCTCGTTCTGATTCGGGTCCTGCAACATGAAAACGGCGGCAGCGATTCCTACCCCGCAGATCCCGTGGCCTGGGACGCCATGCGAGCCGAAGCTGCCGCTTACCTCGATGCCATCGCATCGCGGCTGGGCGCTCTCGGACTGCATCCCGAAACAGTGACTTTGGAAGGCGAACCAGCCGATCAAATCATCAACTTTTGCCGGGGCGACGGCCATACCCTGCTGGCCATGACCAGTCACGGGATTGGTGGTATCAGCCACTACATGCTCGGCAGCGTCGCCCATAAGTCCATCCTGCAGGCCCATGTCTCATTCCTGCTGGTACGCGCCCTGACGGACCAGTGCAACCCCCTGCAGGAAGCCCACTACAACCGGATAACCGTCCCGCTGGATGGCAGCAGCCGATCAGAGTGCGTATTGCCCCTGGTGGAGATGCTCGGACGTCACAATGAAAGTACGGTTGAACTGATCTCTCTCGTTCCCTCGCTGCGGCACCACTACCAGATAGCGAAAGACGATCCACGACTCGGGACGGTTACCGAGCTGGAAGCTGAATTCCGCACACGCATTGAAGACTACCTGGGGCGTGTCGGGGACCGATTGAAAAACGACGGACTGCGCGTGCAATCAAACGTCGAGGTCCGGGATTCGCCGGTTACGGCGCTCTGGGAAACGACACGCAGAGGCCAGTCCGACCTTGTGGTCATGGCTGCCCACGGCAAGACCTGCGTAAGCCATTGGCCCTTGGGCGCCCTACCCCTCAACGCCGTGGTCTACGGTGAACTGCCATTGCTGGTCATCCAGGACCTAGAACCTCATGAAATCGACCTGACCGTTGCCGAGAAAGCTGCCCGCGAAGCCTGGGGGCATTGA
- a CDS encoding nuclear transport factor 2 family protein translates to MQPKDIVAQFIADIHAQRFDEAKDLLVEEGFEYVGPNMRFLNRDDMLAYQFGMAAIQKDLIVRQLSADGEHVFAILDYRTNFEPIGDVRLAVWFRVGNDKIHTVEAFYNAAVVENMLGGNLPSAG, encoded by the coding sequence ATGCAGCCCAAAGATATCGTGGCGCAGTTCATCGCTGACATTCATGCCCAGCGTTTTGATGAAGCAAAGGATTTGCTGGTTGAGGAGGGGTTCGAGTACGTGGGGCCGAACATGCGGTTCCTTAACCGCGACGACATGCTGGCCTACCAATTCGGCATGGCAGCCATCCAGAAAGACCTGATTGTCCGCCAGCTCAGTGCCGATGGCGAGCACGTGTTCGCGATCCTGGATTACCGGACCAATTTCGAGCCGATCGGGGATGTGCGGCTGGCGGTCTGGTTTCGTGTCGGGAACGACAAGATCCACACGGTCGAGGCGTTCTATAATGCGGCCGTCGTTGAGAATATGTTGGGTGGTAATCTGCCATCCGCTGGATGA